Proteins from a single region of Melanotaenia boesemani isolate fMelBoe1 chromosome 3, fMelBoe1.pri, whole genome shotgun sequence:
- the LOC121636695 gene encoding calcium/calmodulin-dependent protein kinase type 1D-like: MGRKEIICSWKKSISNIKDVFDFKGKMGSGSFSEVFMVREKTTGKLYALKCLKKKHLTHSNLENEINVLRRIKHENVVGLEDFYESRTHYYLVMQLVSGGELFDRILDKGVYTEKDASKVIKQVLQAVSYLHANSIVHRDLKPENLLYYSMDENAKIMVSDFGLSKTLEHGVMSTACGTPGYVAPEVLAQKPYSKTVDCWSIGVITYILLSGYPPFFEENETRLFSKIMRAEYAFHSPFWDDISESAKDFIRNMMEKNPTKRFTTEQALRHPWIAGDTAKNMDIYHSVSEQLERNFATSKWKQAFHAASVVHHMKKLQLSQTEPTTSPLPLPSIQVQSSSLNDEEPCHKREDSLDPNGNPVPATSHVSCSNSTPAINLCPPVRTSHSEPGSALTIDELDEVRSFHSETDAAFRPSKSLDVMAQRNDPPLQSGVCSVM; this comes from the exons ATGGGGCGGAAGgaaatcatctgcagctggaagaAAAGCATCAGCAACATCAAGGATGTGTTTGACTTCAAAGGGAAAATGGGATC GGGGTCATTTTCGGAGGTTTTCATGGTGAGGGAGAAGACAACAGGAAAACTTTATGCCCTGAAATGTCTGAAGAAAAAACACCTCACTCATAGCAACCTGGAAAATGAAATCAATGTGCTGAGGAG gataaaacatgaGAACGTTGTGGGATTGGAGGATTTCTACGAGAGCCGGACACATTACTACCTGGTTATGCAACT gGTCTCTGGTGGGGAACTTTTTGATCGCATTTTAGACAAGGGTGTTTACACAGAGAAGGACGCCAGCAAAGTGATCAAACAGGTGCTGCAGGCTGTCAGCTACCTGCATGCAAACAGCATCGTGCACCGGGACCTAAAG CCAGAGAACCTGCTGTACTACAGCATGGATGAAAATGCCAAGATCATGGTCAGTGACTTCGGTCTGTCGAAGACGCTGGAACATGGTGTGATGTCCACGGCCTGCGGGACACCAGGATATGTTG CCCCTGAGGTTTTGGCTCAGAAACCCTACAGCAAAACAGTGGACTGCTGGTCAATCGGAGTCATCACCTACATCCT GCTCTCCGGCTACCCTCCATTTTTTGAGGAGAACGAAACTCGTCTGTTTTCAAAGATCATGAGGGCTGAATACGCCTTCCATTCACCTTTCTGGGATGACATCTCTGAGTCAG CCAAAGACTTTATCAGGAATATGATGGAGAAAAACCCCACAAAACGCTTCACCACTGAACAAGCTCTCAGACACCCCTG GATTGCTGgagacacagctaaaaacatGGACATCTATCACTCCGTCTCCGAGCAGCTGGAGAGAAACTTTGCCACATCCAAATGGAAG CAAGCCTTCCATGCTGCTTCTGTCGTCCACCACATGAAGAAACTGCAGCTGTCCCAAACTGAGCCCACCACCTCCCCACTCCCATTGCCCAGCATccaagtccagtcctcctcCCTGAATGATGAAGAGCCCTGCCACAAAAGGGAGGACTCCCTTGACCCCAATGGGAACCCTGTTCCTGCAACCAGTCATGTCTCCTGCAGTAACTCCACACCAGCCATAAATCTCTGCCCACCAGTGAGAACCAGCCACAGTGAACCTGGAAGTGCCCTCACCATCGATGAACTGGATGAGGTCCGCAGCTTTCATTCAGAGACCGACGCTGCTTTCAGACCATCTAAGAG cctgGACGTCATGGCTCAGAGGAATGACCCGCCTCTTCAGTCTGGAGTCTGttctgtcatgtga
- the lamb3 gene encoding laminin subunit beta-3 isoform X2: MRILLLLSVILTVSEAQNDCSLGACYPPINDLLLGRAHLLQASSTCGLTGSEVYCTPYQQRRMKCCPCDSRNPNGQLAHTVQDVLASSGPDRWWQSRKEVNPVTLQLDLKNLFQLDNLILSFMGPRPNAFVIERTQDGRIWQPALYLAKDCGKSFPGVPTTTPLTLDQTYCHTLPPVGLNPYQDHRIEFSPLRQYIFVSAPDSRKIEDVSGMTGLRLRLTELGDVPALPGRALSRFYALKEMRVMGSCMCHGHADRCLPEEYNNLPSNTVQVDPRCDCQHNTAGVNCERCADFYNDLPWRPAAEGHTHSCKRCNCNNHAQRCHFDQAVYEASGWTSGGVCEGCMHHTTGPKCDQCVPGYQPNPYSRMDRPDACIRCTCSNEGTLNGARCEDNSGSCLCKANVEGPRCDRCKRGYYGLSVSNPEGCNKCSCSPDGSLSQECNPVTGQCPCRPHIHGLTCDVCSEGYWKPFPSESCKPCDCDPTRSIRDSCDQLTGQCQCRAGFGGRTCSTCPDGTYGDPLIGCQPCPCDAEGTLPQVCNKQTGVCLCRPGITGARCDSCSSGHCDSFPACKLCPSCFFQLDFQRKNMSVALERLSPRFPSRPGGAGDPGNFGPRIRALEASLNLIRNSVSLPPATVREVDEALSELERLRDKLDKVDKDLSPMEKDPGLDLELDKLRALLDSLSLVYKAKKDAMENSISPDNSGAFTVIKNAYDESTDAAKKANASENVVKEAANFRKEAEDIQNQVQPVNTRDLSKLNQSMASQPDLTPAAKKVCGSLRSEPCTPLQCSGADLCPPAGGPLCEKGAECVGGLPLSKRANADVQDVKERLDNITRKITEATEMLQKAKEATDQVRQSAKRLSDDMKQPRKDIENDLKDTQMVVKELKDFLSDPSSNLTQIQEVSDWILKTGLPLSLAVLKEKLKELKELAENLPNSTAVLKEAEPQLEAARKLLEEAQNARDIALGVKADVDKLLSSFGSAEDSLSDLENKLQDSMDLIDSINKNLTQSKNQLVPAEEALDDISKLIEPMKPKLDELKKLLQNGSQQAQDAEEDAGKAEEEAAAAAEDLMTLEKQLDQLKEKGVPGAAGEAGPVEDRLAKLQEDAGALVNTTDNMMKSLEGKADSLRKLQDEILQKSSKLEGLDTKLQDLLGQLQKKARDLSSCQG; the protein is encoded by the exons ATGAGAATACTTTTACTTCTGAGTG TAATATTGACGGTATCTGAAGCTCAGAATGACTGTTCTCTTGGAGCGTGTTACCCACCAATCAATGACCTGCTCCTGGGCAGAGCTCACCTGCTTCAGGCTTCCTCCACCTGTGGCCTCACAGGCTCTGAGGTCTACTGCACCCCATATCAGCAG aggaggatgaagtgcTGCCCGTGTGACTCAAGGAACCCAAACGGCCAGCTGGCCCACACGGTTCAGGATGTCCTGGCATCTTCTGGACCAGACAGATGGTGGCAGTCCAGGAAAG AGGTGAATCCAGTCACTCTCCAGTTGGACCTCAAAAACCTGTTCCAGCTCGACAACTTGATCCTCAGCTTCATG GGTCCTCGTCCCAATGCCTTTGTCATAGAGAGGACACAGGATGGCAGGATTTGGCAGCCTGCTCTCTACTTGGCCAAAGACTGTGGAAAATCATTCCCTGGTGTTCCCACAACAACTCCTCTCACCCTGGATCAGACATACTGCCACACTCTGCCCCCTGTTGGGCTGAATCCATACCAGGACCACAGG ATTGAGTTCAGTCCATTGCGTCAGTATATCTTTGTCTCTGCTCCCGACAGCAGAAAAATCGAAG ATGTGTCGGGGATGACAGGACTGAGGCTGAGGCTGACCGAGTTGGGAGATGTTCCTGCTCTACCAGGCAGAGCCCTCAGTAGGTTTTATGCCCTGAAAGAGATGAGGGTGATGGGCAGCTGTATGTGCCACGGACATGCTGACCGATGTCTGCCGGAGGAATACAACAACCTGCCATCCAACACCGTGCAG GTGGATCCTCGGTGTGACTgccagcacaacacagcaggtGTGAACTGTGAGCGCTGTGCTGATTTCTACAACGATCTACCCTGGAGACCTGCAGCGGAGGGCCACACTCATTCCTGCAAAC GCTGCAATTGTAACAACCATGCCCAGCGCTGTCACTTCGACCAGGCGGTGTATGAGGCCAGTGGGTGGACCAGCGGAGGGGTCTGTGAGGGTTGTATGCACCACACCACAGGACCAAAGTGTGACCAGTGTGTCCCTGGCTACCAACCAAACCCCTACAGCCGGATGGACCGCCCTGATGCATGCATAC GCTGCACCTGCAGCAATGAGGGGACATTGAATGGGGCCCGATGTGAGGACAACTCAGGCTCCTGTCTCTGCAAAGCAAACGTGGAGGGTCCTCGTTGTGACCGCTGTAAGAGAGGATACTACGGCCTGAGTGTATCCAACCCTGAAGGCTGCAACA AGTGTTCCTGTTCTCCAGACGGCTCGCTGTCTCAGGAGTGCAACCCGGTGACCGGTCAGTGCCCCTGCCGCCCCCACATCCATGGTCTGACCTGCGACGTCTGTTCAGAAGGATACTGGAAACCATTCCCATCAGAAAGCTGCAAACCTTGTGACTGTGACCCTACCAGGTCAATACGTGACAGCTGTGACCAG CTGACAGGTCAGTGTCAGTGTAGAGCGGGCTTTGGAGGCCGAACATGTTCCACATGCCCAGACGGAACATATGGAGACCCTCTGATAGGCTGCCAGC CATGTCCATGTGATGCTGAGGGAACCCTTCCACAAGTTTGCAACAAGCAGACCGGGGTCTGTTTGTGTCGGCCGGGCATAACTGGAGCTCGCTGTGACTCCTGCAGCTCAGGACACTGTGACTCCTTCCCCGCCTGCAAGCTCTGTCCATCCTGCTTCTTCCAGCTGGACTTCCAGAGAAAAAACATGAGCGTAGCTCTGGAGAGACTTTCTCCCAGGTTCCCCTCTCGTCCTGGAGGGGCTGGCGATCCTGGAAACTTTGGTCCACGTATCCGGGCTCTTGAGGCCAGCCTGAACCTGATCAGGAACTCTGTCTCCCTTCCACCTGCTACTGTTAGAGAAGTTGATGAAGCTCTGTCTGAGCTGGAGAGGCTCAG GGACAAGTTGGACAAGGTTGATAAAGACCTTTCTCCTATGGAAAAAGATCCCGGTTTGGACTTGGAGTTGGACAAACTGCGAGCTCTCCTGGACAGCCTCTCTTTGGTTTACAAAGCTAAGAAAGATGCTATGGAGAACTCCATTAGCCCAGACAATTCAG GGGCATTTACTGTCATCAAGAATGCCTACGATGAGTCTACAGATGCAGCCAAGAAGGCGAATGCCAGCGAAAACGTGGTGAAGGAGGCAGCTAATTTCAGAAAAGAGGCAGAAGACATTCAGAATCAAGTTCAGCCAGTTAACACCAGAGATCTGAGCAAACTGAATCAGAGCATGGCCTCCCAACCAGACCTCACCCCTGCTGCCAAAAAG GTGTGTGGCAGCCTTCGATCAGAGCCCTGCACCCCCCTCCAGTGCAGCGGCGCAGATCTGTGCCCACCCGCTGGAGGCCCGCTTTGTGAAAAAGGGGCAGAGTGTGTGGGTGGTCTGCCTTTGAGCAAAAGGGCAAATGCTGACGTTCAGGATGTGAAGGAACGGCTGGACAACATCACCAGGAAGATCACAGAGGCAACCGAGATG CTCCAAAAAGCAAAAGAGGCGACGGATCAGGTGAGACAGTCTGCAAAGAGGCTGTCTGATGACATGAAACAGCCCAGAAAGGACATAGAAAACGACTTAAAGGACACACAGATGGTTGTGAAGGAGCTGAAAGACTTCCTGTCAG ACCCATCGTCTAACTTGACACAAATCCAGGAGGTGAGTGACTGGATCCTGAAGACCGGGCTGCCCCTCAGTCTGGCTGTTCTGAAGGAAAAGCTGAAGGAGCTGAAAGAGCTGGCAGAGAATCTACCAAACAGCACGGCTGTGCTGAAGGAGGCTGAACCACAGCTGGAAGCAGCCAGGAAACTGCTGGAGGAGGCCCAGAATGCCAG GGACATCGCACTTGGAGTGAAGGCTGATGTGGACAAACTGCTGAGCAGCTTCGGCTCAGCTGAAGACTCCCTCTCTGACCTGGAGAACAAACTGCAAGACAGCATGGATCTCATTGACAGCATCAACAAAAACCTGACGCAG TCCAAAAACCAGCTGGTCCCGGCAGAGGAGGCACTGGATGATATATCAAAACTGATAGAGCCGATGAAACCTAAACTGGACGAGCTAAAAAAGCTACTCCAAAATGGAAGCCAGCAGGCCCAGGATGCTGAGGAAGATGCAGGCAAAGCTGaggaagaagcagctgcagcagctgag GATCTGATGACTTTGGAGAAGCAGCTCGATCaacttaaagaaaaaggagtccctggagcagctggagaggCAGGTCCTGTGGAAGATCGATTGGCGAAACTGCAGGAGGATGCCGGCGCTCTGGTTAACACCACTGACAACATGATGAAGAGCCTGGAGG GAAAAGCAGATTCCCTCAGAAAGCTGCAGGATGAGATTCTTCAGAAATCATCAAAGCTTGAAGGACTCGACACCAAGCTGCAAGACCTGCTGGGACAACTTCAAAAGAAAGCCAGAGACCTGAGTTCTTGCCAGGGCTGA
- the lamb3 gene encoding laminin subunit beta-3 isoform X1 — MQSVTELTEEVRRFNKMRILLLLSVILTVSEAQNDCSLGACYPPINDLLLGRAHLLQASSTCGLTGSEVYCTPYQQRRMKCCPCDSRNPNGQLAHTVQDVLASSGPDRWWQSRKEVNPVTLQLDLKNLFQLDNLILSFMGPRPNAFVIERTQDGRIWQPALYLAKDCGKSFPGVPTTTPLTLDQTYCHTLPPVGLNPYQDHRIEFSPLRQYIFVSAPDSRKIEDVSGMTGLRLRLTELGDVPALPGRALSRFYALKEMRVMGSCMCHGHADRCLPEEYNNLPSNTVQVDPRCDCQHNTAGVNCERCADFYNDLPWRPAAEGHTHSCKRCNCNNHAQRCHFDQAVYEASGWTSGGVCEGCMHHTTGPKCDQCVPGYQPNPYSRMDRPDACIRCTCSNEGTLNGARCEDNSGSCLCKANVEGPRCDRCKRGYYGLSVSNPEGCNKCSCSPDGSLSQECNPVTGQCPCRPHIHGLTCDVCSEGYWKPFPSESCKPCDCDPTRSIRDSCDQLTGQCQCRAGFGGRTCSTCPDGTYGDPLIGCQPCPCDAEGTLPQVCNKQTGVCLCRPGITGARCDSCSSGHCDSFPACKLCPSCFFQLDFQRKNMSVALERLSPRFPSRPGGAGDPGNFGPRIRALEASLNLIRNSVSLPPATVREVDEALSELERLRDKLDKVDKDLSPMEKDPGLDLELDKLRALLDSLSLVYKAKKDAMENSISPDNSGAFTVIKNAYDESTDAAKKANASENVVKEAANFRKEAEDIQNQVQPVNTRDLSKLNQSMASQPDLTPAAKKVCGSLRSEPCTPLQCSGADLCPPAGGPLCEKGAECVGGLPLSKRANADVQDVKERLDNITRKITEATEMLQKAKEATDQVRQSAKRLSDDMKQPRKDIENDLKDTQMVVKELKDFLSDPSSNLTQIQEVSDWILKTGLPLSLAVLKEKLKELKELAENLPNSTAVLKEAEPQLEAARKLLEEAQNARDIALGVKADVDKLLSSFGSAEDSLSDLENKLQDSMDLIDSINKNLTQSKNQLVPAEEALDDISKLIEPMKPKLDELKKLLQNGSQQAQDAEEDAGKAEEEAAAAAEDLMTLEKQLDQLKEKGVPGAAGEAGPVEDRLAKLQEDAGALVNTTDNMMKSLEGKADSLRKLQDEILQKSSKLEGLDTKLQDLLGQLQKKARDLSSCQG; from the exons ATGCAGTCGGTAACAGAACTGACAGAGGAAGTCAG ACGTTTCAACAAAATGAGAATACTTTTACTTCTGAGTG TAATATTGACGGTATCTGAAGCTCAGAATGACTGTTCTCTTGGAGCGTGTTACCCACCAATCAATGACCTGCTCCTGGGCAGAGCTCACCTGCTTCAGGCTTCCTCCACCTGTGGCCTCACAGGCTCTGAGGTCTACTGCACCCCATATCAGCAG aggaggatgaagtgcTGCCCGTGTGACTCAAGGAACCCAAACGGCCAGCTGGCCCACACGGTTCAGGATGTCCTGGCATCTTCTGGACCAGACAGATGGTGGCAGTCCAGGAAAG AGGTGAATCCAGTCACTCTCCAGTTGGACCTCAAAAACCTGTTCCAGCTCGACAACTTGATCCTCAGCTTCATG GGTCCTCGTCCCAATGCCTTTGTCATAGAGAGGACACAGGATGGCAGGATTTGGCAGCCTGCTCTCTACTTGGCCAAAGACTGTGGAAAATCATTCCCTGGTGTTCCCACAACAACTCCTCTCACCCTGGATCAGACATACTGCCACACTCTGCCCCCTGTTGGGCTGAATCCATACCAGGACCACAGG ATTGAGTTCAGTCCATTGCGTCAGTATATCTTTGTCTCTGCTCCCGACAGCAGAAAAATCGAAG ATGTGTCGGGGATGACAGGACTGAGGCTGAGGCTGACCGAGTTGGGAGATGTTCCTGCTCTACCAGGCAGAGCCCTCAGTAGGTTTTATGCCCTGAAAGAGATGAGGGTGATGGGCAGCTGTATGTGCCACGGACATGCTGACCGATGTCTGCCGGAGGAATACAACAACCTGCCATCCAACACCGTGCAG GTGGATCCTCGGTGTGACTgccagcacaacacagcaggtGTGAACTGTGAGCGCTGTGCTGATTTCTACAACGATCTACCCTGGAGACCTGCAGCGGAGGGCCACACTCATTCCTGCAAAC GCTGCAATTGTAACAACCATGCCCAGCGCTGTCACTTCGACCAGGCGGTGTATGAGGCCAGTGGGTGGACCAGCGGAGGGGTCTGTGAGGGTTGTATGCACCACACCACAGGACCAAAGTGTGACCAGTGTGTCCCTGGCTACCAACCAAACCCCTACAGCCGGATGGACCGCCCTGATGCATGCATAC GCTGCACCTGCAGCAATGAGGGGACATTGAATGGGGCCCGATGTGAGGACAACTCAGGCTCCTGTCTCTGCAAAGCAAACGTGGAGGGTCCTCGTTGTGACCGCTGTAAGAGAGGATACTACGGCCTGAGTGTATCCAACCCTGAAGGCTGCAACA AGTGTTCCTGTTCTCCAGACGGCTCGCTGTCTCAGGAGTGCAACCCGGTGACCGGTCAGTGCCCCTGCCGCCCCCACATCCATGGTCTGACCTGCGACGTCTGTTCAGAAGGATACTGGAAACCATTCCCATCAGAAAGCTGCAAACCTTGTGACTGTGACCCTACCAGGTCAATACGTGACAGCTGTGACCAG CTGACAGGTCAGTGTCAGTGTAGAGCGGGCTTTGGAGGCCGAACATGTTCCACATGCCCAGACGGAACATATGGAGACCCTCTGATAGGCTGCCAGC CATGTCCATGTGATGCTGAGGGAACCCTTCCACAAGTTTGCAACAAGCAGACCGGGGTCTGTTTGTGTCGGCCGGGCATAACTGGAGCTCGCTGTGACTCCTGCAGCTCAGGACACTGTGACTCCTTCCCCGCCTGCAAGCTCTGTCCATCCTGCTTCTTCCAGCTGGACTTCCAGAGAAAAAACATGAGCGTAGCTCTGGAGAGACTTTCTCCCAGGTTCCCCTCTCGTCCTGGAGGGGCTGGCGATCCTGGAAACTTTGGTCCACGTATCCGGGCTCTTGAGGCCAGCCTGAACCTGATCAGGAACTCTGTCTCCCTTCCACCTGCTACTGTTAGAGAAGTTGATGAAGCTCTGTCTGAGCTGGAGAGGCTCAG GGACAAGTTGGACAAGGTTGATAAAGACCTTTCTCCTATGGAAAAAGATCCCGGTTTGGACTTGGAGTTGGACAAACTGCGAGCTCTCCTGGACAGCCTCTCTTTGGTTTACAAAGCTAAGAAAGATGCTATGGAGAACTCCATTAGCCCAGACAATTCAG GGGCATTTACTGTCATCAAGAATGCCTACGATGAGTCTACAGATGCAGCCAAGAAGGCGAATGCCAGCGAAAACGTGGTGAAGGAGGCAGCTAATTTCAGAAAAGAGGCAGAAGACATTCAGAATCAAGTTCAGCCAGTTAACACCAGAGATCTGAGCAAACTGAATCAGAGCATGGCCTCCCAACCAGACCTCACCCCTGCTGCCAAAAAG GTGTGTGGCAGCCTTCGATCAGAGCCCTGCACCCCCCTCCAGTGCAGCGGCGCAGATCTGTGCCCACCCGCTGGAGGCCCGCTTTGTGAAAAAGGGGCAGAGTGTGTGGGTGGTCTGCCTTTGAGCAAAAGGGCAAATGCTGACGTTCAGGATGTGAAGGAACGGCTGGACAACATCACCAGGAAGATCACAGAGGCAACCGAGATG CTCCAAAAAGCAAAAGAGGCGACGGATCAGGTGAGACAGTCTGCAAAGAGGCTGTCTGATGACATGAAACAGCCCAGAAAGGACATAGAAAACGACTTAAAGGACACACAGATGGTTGTGAAGGAGCTGAAAGACTTCCTGTCAG ACCCATCGTCTAACTTGACACAAATCCAGGAGGTGAGTGACTGGATCCTGAAGACCGGGCTGCCCCTCAGTCTGGCTGTTCTGAAGGAAAAGCTGAAGGAGCTGAAAGAGCTGGCAGAGAATCTACCAAACAGCACGGCTGTGCTGAAGGAGGCTGAACCACAGCTGGAAGCAGCCAGGAAACTGCTGGAGGAGGCCCAGAATGCCAG GGACATCGCACTTGGAGTGAAGGCTGATGTGGACAAACTGCTGAGCAGCTTCGGCTCAGCTGAAGACTCCCTCTCTGACCTGGAGAACAAACTGCAAGACAGCATGGATCTCATTGACAGCATCAACAAAAACCTGACGCAG TCCAAAAACCAGCTGGTCCCGGCAGAGGAGGCACTGGATGATATATCAAAACTGATAGAGCCGATGAAACCTAAACTGGACGAGCTAAAAAAGCTACTCCAAAATGGAAGCCAGCAGGCCCAGGATGCTGAGGAAGATGCAGGCAAAGCTGaggaagaagcagctgcagcagctgag GATCTGATGACTTTGGAGAAGCAGCTCGATCaacttaaagaaaaaggagtccctggagcagctggagaggCAGGTCCTGTGGAAGATCGATTGGCGAAACTGCAGGAGGATGCCGGCGCTCTGGTTAACACCACTGACAACATGATGAAGAGCCTGGAGG GAAAAGCAGATTCCCTCAGAAAGCTGCAGGATGAGATTCTTCAGAAATCATCAAAGCTTGAAGGACTCGACACCAAGCTGCAAGACCTGCTGGGACAACTTCAAAAGAAAGCCAGAGACCTGAGTTCTTGCCAGGGCTGA